One Ruficoccus amylovorans DNA window includes the following coding sequences:
- a CDS encoding phosphotransacetylase family protein, whose product MAKAKSKITHSPFVEPEETDLLERPRNTTTKRIFVAATRQNDGKTTTCLGLFAALRQFSDRVGFIKPVGQRFIEVEGQKVDEDSVLLESIFHVGLPLMAMSPVAIDGTFTRRYLKDPDDSLKVIVDKMSRAFDRTAYEKDYVIIEGSGHAGVGAVFDMSNAQVAKLMGAKAIIVAQGGIGRPVDEVAINKALFDKYGVEVIGAILNKVMPDKIDLVREYAGAGLARLGVPLLGVLPLQKRLAAPNLSQIVDEIGGRWLNGREQAANERILRVVIGAMTAKGVIDYLQPGVLIITPGDRDDIIFSAIASAGLSGKKVVSGIVLTRNILPHPKLMEMLARTNIPTVICSEESYTVASRINNMTVKTQPQDHDKIPIINNLVMDNVDMKKIIEAFKPGVPS is encoded by the coding sequence AACCGATCTGCTCGAACGCCCGCGCAACACCACGACGAAGCGCATCTTCGTCGCGGCCACCCGGCAGAACGACGGCAAGACCACGACTTGCCTGGGCCTGTTCGCGGCGCTGCGGCAGTTCTCGGACCGGGTCGGGTTCATCAAGCCGGTGGGGCAGCGCTTCATCGAGGTTGAGGGGCAGAAGGTGGACGAGGACTCGGTCCTGCTGGAGAGCATTTTCCACGTCGGCCTGCCGCTCATGGCCATGAGCCCGGTCGCCATCGACGGCACCTTCACCCGCCGCTACCTCAAGGACCCCGACGACTCGCTCAAAGTCATCGTGGACAAGATGAGCCGCGCCTTTGACCGCACCGCCTACGAGAAGGACTACGTCATCATCGAGGGCAGCGGCCACGCCGGAGTCGGCGCGGTCTTTGACATGTCCAACGCCCAGGTGGCCAAGCTCATGGGCGCGAAGGCCATCATCGTGGCCCAGGGGGGGATCGGTCGCCCGGTGGACGAGGTCGCCATCAACAAGGCGCTTTTCGACAAGTACGGCGTCGAAGTCATCGGGGCGATCCTGAACAAGGTCATGCCCGACAAGATCGACCTCGTACGCGAATACGCCGGAGCCGGACTGGCCCGGCTCGGGGTGCCCCTGCTGGGCGTGCTCCCGCTCCAGAAGCGCCTCGCCGCGCCCAACCTCTCCCAGATCGTTGACGAAATCGGAGGCCGCTGGCTCAATGGCCGTGAACAGGCCGCTAACGAACGCATCCTGCGCGTGGTCATCGGGGCCATGACGGCCAAGGGCGTCATCGACTACCTCCAGCCGGGCGTACTCATTATCACCCCCGGCGACCGCGACGACATCATTTTCTCGGCTATCGCCAGCGCCGGGCTCTCCGGCAAGAAAGTCGTCTCCGGCATCGTGCTCACGCGCAACATCCTCCCCCACCCCAAGCTGATGGAGATGCTCGCCCGCACGAACATCCCCACCGTTATTTGCAGCGAGGAAAGCTACACCGTCGCCTCCCGCATCAACAACATGACGGTCAAGACCCAGCCGCAGGACCACGACAAGATCCCCATCATCAACAACCTCGTGATGGACAACGTGGACATGAAAAAAATCATCGAGGCCTTCAAGCCCGGCGTGCCGTCCTGA